From Columba livia isolate bColLiv1 breed racing homer chromosome 5, bColLiv1.pat.W.v2, whole genome shotgun sequence, one genomic window encodes:
- the KCNJ11 gene encoding ATP-sensitive inward rectifier potassium channel 11, whose amino-acid sequence MLSRKGIIPEEYVLTRLAEDVPDHARYRARERRARFVGKNGACNVAHKNIREQGRFLQDVFTTLVDLKWPHTLLIFTMSFLCSWLLFGMVWWLIAFAHGDLDHSTRLQRDPAEGTAGGPSGFVPCVTSIHSFTSAFLFSIEVQVTIGFGGRMVTEECPAAILVLIVQNIVGLVINAIMLGCIFMKTSQAHRRAETLIFSKHAVIALREGKLCFMLRVGDLRKSMIISATIRMQVVKKTSSLEGEVVPLNQIDIQMENPVGGNSIFLVSPLIIYHVIDKNSPLYDISPLNLHHHEDLEIIVILEGVVETTGITTQARTSYLADEILWGQRFVPIVAEEDGRYSVDYSKFGNTVKVPTPSCTARQLEEDRSIMDTMPLSPKGTMRKRSVKLKPKFTISDKPS is encoded by the coding sequence ATGCTGTCGAGGAAGGGGATCATCCCCGAGGAGTACGTGCTGACCCGGCTGGCCGAGGATGTGCCGGATCATGCCCGGTACCGCGCGCGGGAGCGGCGGGCGCGGTTTGTGGGCAAGAACGGTGCCTGCAACGTGGCCCATAAAAACATCCGGGAGCAGGGGCGCTTCCTCCAGGACGTCTTCACCACCCTGGTGGACCTCAAGTGGCCCCACACGCTGCTCATCTTCACCAtgtccttcctctgcagctggtTGCTCTTCGGCATGGTCTGGTGGCTCATCGCCTTCGCCCACGGAGACCTGGACCACAGCACCCGGCTGCAGCGTGACCCCGCAGAGGGGACGGCAGGTGGCCCGTCTGGCTTTGTGCCCTGCGTGACCAGCATCCACTCCTTCACCTCCgccttcctcttctccatcGAGGTGCAGGTGACAATTGGCTTTGGGGGACGCATGGTGACGGAGGAGTGCCCAGCTGCGATCCTGGTGCTGATCGTGCAGAACATCGTGGGGCTGGTGATCAATGCCATCATGTTGGGCTGCATCTTCATGAAGACCTCACAGGCACACCGGCGGGCCGAGACCCTCATCTTCAGCAAGCACGCGGTCATTGCTCTACGGGAGGGCAAGCTGTGCTTCATGCTGCGGGTGGGTGACCTCCGGAAGAGCATGATCATCAGCGCCACCATCCGCATGCAGGTCGTGAAGAAGACCTCCAGCCTGGAGGGAGAGGTGGTGCCCCTCAACCAGATTGACATCCAGATGGAGAACCCTGTGGGGGGCAACAGCATCTTCCTCGTCTCCCCACTCATCATCTATCACGTGATAGACAAGAACAGCCCCCTCTATGACATCTCCCCCTTGAACCTTCATCACCATGAGGACCTGGAGATCATTGTCATCTTGGAAGGAGTGGTGGAGACCACCGGCATCACCACTCAAGCCAGAACCTCCTACCTGGCGGATGAAATCCTCTGGGGCCAAAGGTTTGTGCCCATTGTGGCAGAGGAAGATGGGCGATACTCTGTGGACTACTCTAAATTTGGCAACACGGTGAAAGTGCCCACCCCTTCGTGTACTGCTaggcagctggaggaggacAGGAGCATTATGGACACCATGCCATTGTCCCCTAAAGGCACAATGAGGAAAAGGTCCGTCAAGCTAAAGCCCAAGTTTACCATAAGTGATAAGCCTTCCTGA